In the genome of bacterium, the window CGCCGCAGGTGGCCCGCGCCGAACCGGAGCCGGCGCCCCGGACGAGCCCGCCGCCGGTCGAGCGGCCGCGGCCGCGTCCGGCCCGCGCCGAGACGAAGACCGAGACCGCCCCGAAGGTCGCGCCGGACGCCGGCACGGCCGGGCGCGAGAAGGCCCGCGTGGAGGTGGCGCAGAACCTGGCGCAGGCGACGGCCTCGCTGGACAAGGCCATCGGCGACCTGGGCAAGGCCCTGCCGGCCGCCGACCGGAAGGACAACGGGCGCGAGCGGCCCCGCCGCCAGGCCCGCGGCTCCGTGCGCGGGGCCCGCACCTCGACCCAGCTCGAGGCGGTCGATCTGGTGGCCGACCTGTCCGCCGCCACCGGCGGCGAGGGCGCCGTCGGCGCCCGCACCATCGACGTGGCCGCGATCACGCAGGTGGCGCTGGCCGGTTCGGGCGAGGGCTTCGGCGACGGCGCCGGCGGCGGTGGCGGCGACGGCACCGGCGCGTCGGCCCCGGGCGGTGCGGGCGGGGAGATCCGCTCGAACGCCTCGCTGCTGGCGGTGGTCCGGCGCTACGCCCCCGGCATCCAGTTCTGCTACGAGAACGTGCTGAAGCAGGACCCGGGGCTGCGCGGCAAGCTGGTGGTGAACCTCACCGTGGCGGCCGACGGCACCGTCGACGACGTGATCGTCCTCGAGGACACCCTCGACTCGGCGGCCGTGACCACCTGCGTGCTGGCCCAGATGCGCGATTGGCGCTTCGAGGCGGTCCCGGCGGGGGTCGTGACCTTCCAGGCCCCGTTCGTCTTCACGCCGCCCCGGGACTGACGCGGCGCGCCGCGACCGGAAAAATTGACACGACCGGGGGGGCCGGGTATTTTACGGCCATGAAAGGCCCGGATCAGGCAGCACTCCCCCCCGTGATCATCGGTGTCGCCGGCGGCTCAGGCTCCGGCAAGACCACCGTGGCCCTGCGGGTGCGCGAGGCCTGTCCCGGCAAGACGATCCAGATCATCCATCACGATTCCTACTATCACGACAACTCGCACCTGCCCCTCGAAGAGCGCTCCCGCATCAACTACGACCATCCCAACGCCTTCGAGACCGAGCTGCTCGTCGAGCACCTGCGCCTGCTGCGCAGCGGCCGGGCGGTGCAGGTGCCGCGCTACGACTACGCCATCCACAGCCGCCTGCCCGATACCGAGACCTGCGAGCCGGCCGACATCGTCTTCGTCGAGGGCATCCTCGTGCTCGAGTCGCGGGCCCTGCGCGAGCTGATGGACATCCGGCTCTTCGTCGACGTCGACGCCGACGAACGGGTGCTGCGCCGCATGAAGCGCGACATCACCAAGCGCGGGCGCACCATGGAATCGGTCATGGAGCAGTACCTGACGGTGGTGCGGCCCATGCACCTGCAGTTCGTCTCGCCGAGCAAGCGCTACGCCCACCTCATCATCCCCGAGGGCGGGCACAACAAGGTCGCCATCGACCTGATCGCCACCAAGATCAAGAACATCATCCGCGATCGCGACCGCATGCGGGCGGCGGCCGGGGACTTCCCCGCGTCGGCGGCCGAACACGAAACCGGAGGCCGGACGTGACGTTCGACGACCAGGAATACCTGCAGCGCTATCCGTTCATCGACCGCGTGCTGATCTCGTCCGACGAGATCCAGCGCCGCGTGCGCCAGCTCGGCAACGAGATCAGCCGGGCGTACGAGGGGTCGAATCCCATCTTCGTCTGCATCCTGAAGGGGGCCTATCCCTTCCTGGCCGACCTGACGCGCTGCGTG includes:
- a CDS encoding energy transducer TonB, with product PQVARAEPEPAPRTSPPPVERPRPRPARAETKTETAPKVAPDAGTAGREKARVEVAQNLAQATASLDKAIGDLGKALPAADRKDNGRERPRRQARGSVRGARTSTQLEAVDLVADLSAATGGEGAVGARTIDVAAITQVALAGSGEGFGDGAGGGGGDGTGASAPGGAGGEIRSNASLLAVVRRYAPGIQFCYENVLKQDPGLRGKLVVNLTVAADGTVDDVIVLEDTLDSAAVTTCVLAQMRDWRFEAVPAGVVTFQAPFVFTPPRD
- the udk gene encoding uridine kinase, which codes for MKGPDQAALPPVIIGVAGGSGSGKTTVALRVREACPGKTIQIIHHDSYYHDNSHLPLEERSRINYDHPNAFETELLVEHLRLLRSGRAVQVPRYDYAIHSRLPDTETCEPADIVFVEGILVLESRALRELMDIRLFVDVDADERVLRRMKRDITKRGRTMESVMEQYLTVVRPMHLQFVSPSKRYAHLIIPEGGHNKVAIDLIATKIKNIIRDRDRMRAAAGDFPASAAEHETGGRT